The genomic DNA CCTTCATAAACGAAGCTTGAATGATCGAGAATGTCAATGGCAACTGCACTGATCATAAATGGTGGATGATGGGAAGATAAAATTTGGTATGTCAAAAAATCAATAAGAAATCACGAATCAAACAAAAAGTGAGAAAAGAAGGAATAGTAAACTGGCTATCAAATATAAACAGAGGAAGAGATGCGACCCAAGGGTCACAATTCCATTAACGGACTCAATGCTTCACTACGAACGGACACGAAGCTTGGTAGCGTCGTCTTCGTCGAAACAAAAGGGACGTCTAATCTCAACCCTTTGATTATAAGGTGTGCTAATTTCAACCGTTGGattaaattctattttttaaagatgGCATCACCTTAAAAACCAGAACCcttagatttattttaaaaatcaatctGAAACGTTagatcttctctttttttttcctataaaaaatgATGACATCATCATTTAACAAAAACAGGTTTgctatttttttaaagatgacATCACCTTAAAAACCAGAACCcttagatttattttaaaatcaatatgaaACGTTagatcttctcttttttttttcctataaaaaatgATGACATCATCATTTAACAAAAACaggtttgctattatatatagattactaaaaaaaatccaattacAAAAAACCATTGTTGgatcattatatttatttaaccTTTTATTGCTTTTTCCTACTGTTAACTTATTAATATACATCATAGCCTAAcacattatttaaatatttccaaACTAAGATATCTGAAAAAGTATTCTTAAGTATCTTTTAttgaaatgtatatataatatatatatatatatatatattatatatatatctttttattttcttttttctcaaattgaaatatattgaTAAAAGGCCGAGACCCACACTTACAAAACACCTGCAAGCCCAACCAAGACCCAGGTAAACGCAACAGAAAATCAAAAATTGGGTCCAAGCCCAATGACATCATCCCACCAACAATCGCAACTCTAGATCGACACGACCCAAGATCGATTTGAACCGCCACCGCCGAGAGAGCCTCCGCCGGAGAGGACTACACCGTTGCAGAGCAACGTCTCACCGGTGACTCTACGCACGTACACCTACGCCGTACACTTCATCACCACcgtagcttcttttttttttcttttttccaggGAAAGCTTCAATCGATCTCAGAAAATCGAGGTCTCTACCCTAACCATTGATGCTCCGAAGCTACCACACAAACACCGGACTCCGAAACGTCGGAGAGCATCCTCACGCTCATCGAGAGCTCGTCCGACCGCTACCTTCATCACACAGGAACCCTAAAACCACCGCCTCCGTCTCACGGAGACACCGAACCATAGATCCCGACTCCCACCGAGCCAAAAGAACACCCCAAACGTCTTTAGAACCAAAGACCACCGATACCGGCAAAACAGAGCTAACGAAGCCTCCATCCCCCGGAGATCTGAATCGGCGACGGCGGAACTCTCCAAGCCTCCTCCTCCCGGAAAAACTCTATCACAAAATCCGAtattatttaacttttaaataataaaatttgtaattaatatcAGTTATTGTTTGTTTGGACActtctaaaaaaaatttagggaTGAAGTTGCTGCAGCACTATGAGAGTTATAAAGTACTAACAGAGGAAAATAGATAAGAGTTGACGATAAAGAATACACGACATGAAGACAACTTTGGGTCCAATGACTTTTCCTCGGAGCAAAACAGTTTTAAAACGATGTGAGAAATCTGTCAGTCTCCACAACGCAATGAAAATTCACTCTTCCCATCTCAAtttttttcaacatttattCAAAGGATAAAAGAAAGACTTGAAATTTGTTTCGTCCCATCGAAACCAACTCTCTGCATGCACTCTTCTCTCGCCGTATCATTCCCAAGATGGAAgcctaaccaaaacaaaaagatcCACAACATCAGTAACATCCACCCTTGAAAATGTATTTACACCGGAACCAATTATACCCGAGCTTAAGGGAAGTGTCTGAGAAGTCATCTTCAAGGGGAGCTCCACTCTCATAGCTTGACACATTTGTGGTCGCCGACTCTGTCTCCACAGCCTCCTTTAACGCCATCGTTTTAGCCATTTCCATCGTCACtacctaatatttttttattaaattcacGAGTTAGCATATTTGTATTacttttaaaactattaaatgaTCGCTACAATAGGTACAAAGCCATACTCTCTCCCTCAGTCTCTTATTTTCATCTACCAACTCTGATCCCTGCATGAATTTACGCCACTTGTTAATATGTGCATGAATTATATATAGCTGCTTAGTTAATCAGTATATTGCCCATAATACGAAGTGTACATTACTAACCCGTTTCTCAAGTGAAGAAATCTGGCTCATCAAAAACTCTCCCTagttaacaacaacaacaacaatgtcacattttgtatatatatgccACGTTAAGAAAACAAGCATGCTATTAGTCTATATATCTAGTAATGAACCTTTTTCTCAGACACACGGCTGAGTCCGGATTCAAGCAGTTTCTCCAGCCGCTGCAACTCTTCTAAGTTCAATCCTTCAAGATCCTCTCCTCTCAGTTTCCTGTTTACGTTAGAATACAACATATCTAGTAATCATTTGTCTTTATATATTCAATTTCAGGAGATGACTTAGACCCACATCACACATAATGCGCATACACTAATAATAATGGTGATGTTCTATTAAAAAGAACCTCACATTGGATACGAAGAACACAAACTAATGTCTTATAGTATCTAAGAACGCCTAAACTATTACGGTTGCTTTTGTGGTGATCTCGATCCAAAGATCTTTGTAGAGTTCGTTGGCCTCATTCAAAATATTACCCAACCAGATATCGGCACATAATGTCTTATCAAACAAATGTTTTATCCACCTATACTAGATGTTGATAgctacaaatattttaataaatgtgaGAATAATGAGTCACATTTGCAAACTATCAAACTCTTCTGAACTCAAGaaattattcttaaaatttattaagaaaacatcGAGGAATCTACACAGGAAATGAAATGACTTCGTTTTTAGATGAAATAGACTGTAAACCCTATATGTAACATTCACACATCATCCACACATGTAAAGTTGCAAAACATATAAATGATGCTATACCTTAGCTGCTTGGTTTTGTCTTCGACTTCCTGACTTAGTCGGGAAAGGTTACAATCCTCAACCTGCTATATGCAAAATCAACATTTTTAGGTTCTGTACTGATATGAGAAACAAGGCCGGCCCAGAGGGGAAGCCACCCAAGCCATCGATTGGGGCATCCAATTTAAAAGGGcatatttccaattttttttattaatgtttataaattaagaaaattgatAGGGTTTTTACTTAATATAACACtaacatttttagttataataatttgaaatcataGTGTTTAGACTTGAAAACTTGAAAATGATATGCATTAAGAAATAGTTGATGATAATATGTTTAGATGACTAAATTTTTTATGAGAATCAATATCAAACAATTACAAAGCCTAGTAAAGTATTTTTTGTTGGCTtgtacataaatattatttttcctgatgatcaataaatttaaaatttcattaaaaagatatttttttgttgaataatgGAAGATTGTATTGCTTAAATGTGTATTgctaact from Raphanus sativus cultivar WK10039 unplaced genomic scaffold, ASM80110v3 Scaffold0706, whole genome shotgun sequence includes the following:
- the LOC108832377 gene encoding MADS-box protein AGL24-like isoform X1 — protein: MAREKRRIKKIDNITARQVTFSKRRRGIFKKADELSVLCDADVALIIFSATGKLFEFSSSRMRDILERYNLHASNINKVMGQLSPYQQQVEDCNLSRLSQEVEDKTKQLRKLRGEDLEGLNLEELQRLEKLLESGLSRVSEKKGEFLMSQISSLEKRGSELVDENKRLRERVVTMEMAKTMALKEAVETESATTNVSSYESGAPLEDDFSDTSLKLGLPSWE
- the LOC108832377 gene encoding MADS-box protein AGL24-like isoform X2, yielding MAREKRRIKKIDNITARQVTFSKRRRGIFKKADELSVLCDADVALIIFSATGKLFEFSSSRMRDILERYNLHASNINKVMGQLSPYQQVEDCNLSRLSQEVEDKTKQLRKLRGEDLEGLNLEELQRLEKLLESGLSRVSEKKGEFLMSQISSLEKRGSELVDENKRLRERVVTMEMAKTMALKEAVETESATTNVSSYESGAPLEDDFSDTSLKLGLPSWE